A single window of Triplophysa dalaica isolate WHDGS20190420 chromosome 14, ASM1584641v1, whole genome shotgun sequence DNA harbors:
- the LOC130435560 gene encoding extracellular calcium-sensing receptor-like produces the protein MSGMLIFLCTLLIRYCYAKVENTVCRTMENPKYPLLFKEGDITIGGLFAVRSIETLPSFEFRQRPQPLSCSSVNLRDFRMAQTMTFTIEEINRSENLLPNVSIGYRIYDTCGSRLSSMSATMSVMNGQEFAAENKCNGQTPIHAIIGETESSATVILSRTTGPFKIPVISHSATCECLSNRKDFPSFFRTISSDYHQSRALAYIVKHFGWSWVGAVNSDNDYGNNGMAIFLNTAQEEGICIEYSVKFYRTEHEKLKKVVNVIKQSTTKVIVAFLSRVEMVNLLEQLSIQNITGLQMIGVEAWITAKSLITPNSFHILGGSLGFAVRKLDIEGFSDYVVKAFWDTAFPCSHEDGNSSQDALSCSIYQDLLGLKKINEDVPEQRYASNVYKAVYAVAYALHSLLKCKEKEGCDKELTIQPQQVLEFLKNVNFTDNFGDRVWFDSSGAAVAQYEVVNWQQDSDSSIQFKAVGYYDASLPPDQRFVLNTENIIWAGEQLQKPKSVCSESCPPGTRKAGQKGRPVCCYDCIPCADGEISNETDSNNCMQCPGEYWSNTEKNKCVLKTVEFLSFTEVMGIVLVFFSLFGVGISVLVTVLFYSKKDTPIVKANNSELSFLLLFSLTLCFLCSLTFIGRPTEWSCMLRHTAFGITFVLCISCVLGKTIVVLMAFKAKLPGSNVMKWFGPVQQRLSVLAFTLIQILICVLWLTISPPFPYKNMKYYKEKIILECSLGSTVGFSAVLCYIGLLALLCFILAFLARTLPDNFNEAKFITFSMLIFCAVWITFIPAYVSSPGKFTVAVEIFAILASSFGLLFCIFAPKCYIILFKPEQNTKQHLMGKTQTKSY, from the exons ATGTCGGGGATGCTTATCTTTCTTTGCACACTTCTTATCCGTTACTGTTACGCAAAGGTTGAAAACACTGTTTGTCGAACGATGGAGAACCCTAAATATCCACTGCTATTCAAGGAAGGAGACATAACTATTGGAGGACTGTTTGCAGTCCGAAGTATAGAAACATTACCTTCATTTGAGTTTAGACAAAGACCTCAGCCTCTGTCATGCTCCAG TGTGAATCTAAGAGATTTTCGGATGGCTCAAACTATGACTTTTACTATTGAAGAGATCAACAGAAGTGAAAATCTTCTCCCAAATGTATCTATTGGCTACAGAATCTATGATACCTGTGGTTCAAGACTGTCTTCTATGAGTGCAACTATGTCAGTGATGAATGGACAAGAATTTGCCGCAGAGAACAAATGCAATGGACAGACTCCTATACATGCTATTATCGGAGAAACAGAGTCTTCTGCCACAGTGATTCTGTCCAGAACTACAGGACCTTTTAAAATCCCAGTG ATAAGTCACTCAGCAACATGTGAGTGTCTAAGTAATAGGAAAGATTTCCCATCTTTCTTCAGAACTATTTCTAGTGATTATCACCAGAGTAGAGCACTTGCATACATAGTCAAACACTTCGGCTGGTCTTGGGTTGGAGCTGTGAACAGTGACAATGACTATGGAAACAATGGAATGGCCATATTTCTGAATACAGCACAAGAAGAGGGCATTTGTATAGAGTACTCTGTGAAATTTTACCGAACAGAGCatgaaaaacttaaaaaagtggtaaatgtaataaaacagaGCACAACCAAAGTGATTGTTGCATTTCTTTCACGTGTTGAGATGGTAAATCTACTCGAGCAGTTAAGTATTCAGAATATAACAGGACTCCAAATGATTGGTGTGGAGGCATGGATAACAGCAAAAAGTTTAATCACCCCAAACAGTTTTCATATACTTGGAGGATCGTTGGGGTTTGCAGTAAGAAAACTTGATATTGAGGGATTTTCTGATTATGTTGTTAAAGCATTCTGGGACACAGCTTTCCCTTGCTCACATGAAGATGGGAATTCATCCCAAGATGCATTAAGTTGCAGCATATATCAGGATTTACTCGGcctgaaaaaaatcaatgaagATGTGCCTGAACAAAGATATGCAAGTAATGTCTACAAAGCAGTGTATGCTGTGGCTTATGCGCTACACAGTCTGCTCAAGTGCAAAGAAAAAGAAGGATGTGATAAAGAACTGACAATACAACCACagcag GTCCTTGAatttctaaaaaatgtaaatttcactGACAATTTTGGAGATCGTGTGTGGTTTGACAGCTCTGGTGCTGCAGTAGCCCAGTATGAAGTTGTGAACTGGCAGCAGGACTCTGATTCATCAATTCAGTTTAAAGCAGTGGGTTATTATGATGCATCACTGCCCCCTGACCAGCGCTTTGTGCTTAACACTGAAAACATCATCTGGGCAGGAGAACAGCTGCAG aAGCCAAAGTCTGTGTGCAGTGAGAGTTGTCCTCCAGGCACTAGGAAGGCTGGACAGAAAGGAAGACCTGTCTGCTGTTATGACTGTATTCCATGTGCAGATGGAGAAATCAGTAATGAGACAG ATTCAAATAACTGCATGCAGTGTCCAGGGGAATACTGGTCTAAtactgagaaaaataaatgtgtgttaaagACTGTAGAATTTCTGTCATTCACTGAAGTTATGGGTATAGTGTTGGTCTTTTTCTCACTGTTTGGAGTAGGAATATCTGTACTGGTCACAGTTCTGTTTTACAGTAAGAAGGACACCCCCATAGTGAAAGCCAACAACTCAGAGCTGAGCTTCCTGCTGCTCTTCTCATtgactctgtgttttctctgttcacttACTTTCATTGGTCGCCCCACTGAGTGGTCTTGTATGTTACGTCACACAGCGTTTGGGATCACTTTTGTCCTCTGTATCTCCTGTGTTCTAGGGAAAACAATAGTTGTGTTAATGGCCTTCAAGGCCAAACTTCCAGGAAGTAAtgtcatgaaatggtttggaCCTGTACAACAGAGACTCAGTGTTCTTGCCTTTACACTTATACAGATTCTTATCTGTGTGCTTTGGCTAACAATATCTCCACCTTTTccctataaaaatatgaaatattacaaaGAGAAGATCATTCTTGAGTGTAGTCTGGGTTCTACTGTTGGTTTTTCTGCTGTGTTGTGTTATATTGGTCTACTGGCTCTCTTATGCTTCATTCTCGCTTTTCTGGCTCGGACACTGCCTGATAACTTCAATGAAGCTAAATTCATCACATTCAGTATGCTCATATTCTGTGCTGTTTGGATCACATTTATTCCAGCTTATGTTAGTTCTCCTGGGAAATTTACTGTAGCTGTGGAGATATTTGCCATTTTAGCCTCAAGCTTTGGtttattattctgtatatttgcACCTAAATGTTACATCATCCTGTTTAAACCTGAACAAAATACGAAACAACATTTGAtgggaaaaacacaaactaaatccTACTGA